CCGTGGGAGGGTTTTCTGTTATCGGTGCGGTTATGCGAACCTAGACAGACTTCTTCAGTTCCTTGCTCGCCTTGAACGTCACTGCTTTGCGCGCCGCGATCCTGATCGACTCTCCCGTTTTCGGGTTGCGGCCCATGCGCGCCGCGCGAGTTTTTACCTTGAATGTTCCGAAGCCCACGAGGCTCACCGAGCCCTGCTTCTTCAGGCCGCTCAAAATCCCGCCCAGTACGGCCTGCAGCATCCTGCCGGCCCCCGCCTTTGTCTCAATGCCGGCTTTCTTATCGGCGACAATGGCCGCGATCAACTCTGCTCTATTCATTCAGAGAACCCTCCTTTCGATGATCGGCTATTGTACAGAAATGAGCGCAGGATGCAAGATAAAAAACACGAAATCTGTAAGGCCTCAGTTGCGTGGGGGTAGCGGATCCATGCAGATAGTGTTCTTTCATACACACCTATGGCGTCAGATTGCTTCGTCGGCCACGTCCCGCTTAGCGGGACTCGGCCTCCTCGAAATGACGTGTGCAAGACCAATTTTTTCACACCTTCTGAGGCCTTACACAAAGAATGGGCTTCAACTGTGCGAGGCGCGTGTGCTAGTATGAAATGGCATGAATAGAAATGGGCGGCTGATCACATTCGGCGTATTTTTCGCATCCCTCGCCGTATTCTCACTCGCGCGTTCCCGGTTCGTGAGCTTGAGCGCCACGGGGACCGCCCAGGCCCTGCTGCTTGCGGGCGACGAGCCTGCCTACCTGATGCTCACGCATAGCCTCGCGACGGATGGAGACTTCAATTTGTACAACAACTGTCTCAACAGGGATGGCCGCTTTTTCGGGAGGGAGCAGAGCGGCGGCCACGCCGCGCGCAAGGATCGGGAGAAAAAGGAAGTGTACTCGATCCACACACCGGGCCTCGCGATCCTGCTCGCACCGGCCTACGCGCTGGGGCTGCACGGCCCGATCGCCCCGCGTCCCGTGGTGTGCCTCTTCCTCAATTTTATTGGAGCGCTCCTCGCGGTCAATGTGTATTGGTACTGCGCCGCCATCACCAGCGACCGCAGTCCCGGGTCTGCCGCGCGCACGGAACTCCTGCCGGTATTGGCGAGCACCGCGGCCGTCGTCCTCACGCCCCCTGTGCTTTTTTATTCCAATCTCGCCTACCCGGAACTCCCAGGGGCGCTCTTCGTTCTCTACGCGCTGCGCCACACAATTCCGCACCCTAAAGGGTGCGCTACAATTTCGCCGTCACGCCGTCACGCCGATACGCTCGCACGCATTTTTTCTGCTCTCGCCGCGGCATTTCTCCCGTGGCTCTCATTCCGCTTTTTAGCCCCGGCGGTCATCATCATCTGGCTGCTGTCACGGAGCGCAACACGGGGGCGCCGTTTTGATTTTCTATTCCCATGTGTGGCACTCGCGGTCTCTCTCGTGTTCCTCCTCTCCTACCAGTATCGCGCTTTTGGAACGATACATCCCGCGGGTGGGTATGTCTCCCAGGATTGGGCTCGC
The genomic region above belongs to Candidatus Auribacterota bacterium and contains:
- a CDS encoding HU family DNA-binding protein, whose product is MNRAELIAAIVADKKAGIETKAGAGRMLQAVLGGILSGLKKQGSVSLVGFGTFKVKTRAARMGRNPKTGESIRIAARKAVTFKASKELKKSV